A stretch of DNA from Candidatus Schekmanbacteria bacterium:
CAATACTTCGAGACGGCACATCAGTGCTGACATTTCCTGCAAAAGGCAGACCCGACCCATATGTAATAGATTTTCACAACGGGAATTTGGGAGTTTTTTACAATGGAGAATATCTCGAAGATATCGATTTCTGTCCTGTGCCTGAATTCTATGGGAAAAAAACCTCTTCAGGTATGGAAATGTCTCGAGTCGGTATGTACAGGCCTCAACGACTTGACCTCTGGGCATATCGATTCTGTCATTATTGGAAAGGTGGAAACCAATGCAAATTCTGTTCAATAAACTATATCTCCAATACACGGTTGAAAACAGGACGAGGATATGAATTGGATATTGCAGATATTCGTGAAACGGTGGCAGAAGCATTGAAAGAACCCGGCAGATTTTCAATGATAACAATTACAGGCGGTGCCGACCCTGAGGGAGAAGAGCCCTTTGACTCTGAACTTAATCGCTACATAAATGTTCTGCAAGCCATAGGAGAGAATTTCAAAAGCAGAAGAGTTCCTACTCAGCTTGTCTGCTGTGCAATGACGAGAAAGCAGATTAAAAAGCTTTATAATGAAACAAGGCTTTTATCTTATTGTCCTGATATTGAGGTTTGGGATAAGGAAAAGTTTCAGTGGATTTGTCCGGGAAAAGAAAAATTTATTGGCTACGACAATTGGGTAAGAAGTATGCTCGATGCAGTAGAATTCTTTGGTAAAG
This window harbors:
- a CDS encoding radical SAM protein → MKKDLTYIEAVEKYPDFPKFTILKLDLYRRGTTYSDKVVAEFGEHPGPAILRDGTSVLTFPAKGRPDPYVIDFHNGNLGVFYNGEYLEDIDFCPVPEFYGKKTSSGMEMSRVGMYRPQRLDLWAYRFCHYWKGGNQCKFCSINYISNTRLKTGRGYELDIADIRETVAEALKEPGRFSMITITGGADPEGEEPFDSELNRYINVLQAIGENFKSRRVPTQLVCCAMTRKQIKKLYNETRLLSYCPDIEVWDKEKFQWICPGKEKFIGYDNWVRSMLDAVEFFGKGNVCTNIVAGCEMSKPYGFETEDEALKSIFQGAEFLAKNGVAMLALVWSPSKGSVFQDQKQPSLEYYIRLAQGLHDIRKAYGIKVDTDDYKHCGNHGDSDLSRID